A window from Zingiber officinale cultivar Zhangliang chromosome 7A, Zo_v1.1, whole genome shotgun sequence encodes these proteins:
- the LOC122002336 gene encoding FRIGIDA-like protein 3 isoform X1, whose protein sequence is MSNRMADTEVFKSIESATMMLEELAKAFSDLESHSHINSSTQNKVKWDEIKEYFHSLEISLKDKLDEVKAKEKVFEEKQSVARALIAEKEAVVSAKELASLARLQELRDSAVSAIADARHKYKVESPEPIDTKVSKWQRVGTSFDDKNAPSRALKGKNPDEASGEVQPQLKELCEKMDAKGLLMYIIDMKNRTRFTTLREELPLALKYAIEPASLVLESLEGFYPLDQPSSRGNEDNTLQGMRRSCLLLMESASLLFCSTEPGVNYLLSSEIKQKATEIANKWKPKLASLNLDASNSLEAQAYLQLLATFSIAPENDEDELCKLIVAVSSCRQAPEFCRSLGLAHKVPDVVEELVQKGRQIDAVRLIQAFELTDRFPPVPLLKAYSAHSKDIDKSIGELGALRTVIKCIEEYKLQDEYPCEPLQKQIAQLEKARAYKKRIRNATLKFHSKKHRRSGPHRPPRRYPPAATDVRQRPPPPPPPAAVDHRGTYAGVMATTTRRPYDASPAYETPALSAYGQQAPSPRSYHYPDQRAPTAAYGSISSSFRSYPTSGLHADEGIPSAAHGSILSSYGSYPNYSNAGFRAAPNSYANYMGTEPPRPPPPLQQPASSTYGSYSGIGYQPPHQSYM, encoded by the exons at GTCCAACAGGATGGCTGACACTGAAGTGTTTAAAAGCATTGAATCAGCAACAATGATGCTTGAAGAACTTGCTAAGGCATTTTCTGATCTGGAGTCTCACTCTCACATAAACTCATCTACACAAAACAAGGTTAAGTGGGATGAGATCAAAGAGTATTTTCACAGTCTTGAAATTTCATTGAAGGATAAATTGGATGAAGTAAAGGCAAAGGAGAAGGTATTTGAGGAAAAGCAATCAGTAGCTCGTGCTTTGATTGCTGAAAAGGAGGCTGTTGTTTCTGCAAAAGAACTTGCTTCATTGGCCCGACTACAAGAGCTGAGGGACTCGGCTGTTTCAGCCATAGCAGATGCGCGGCATAAGTACAAGGTGGAATCTCCTGAGCCAATTGATACCAAGGTAAGCAAATGGCAAAGGGTAGGCACCTCTTTTGATGATAAAAATGCCCCATCTCGTGCTTTGAAGGGGAAAAATCCTGATGAAGCATCAGGTGAGGTTCAGCCTCAGTTGAAGGAACTTTGCGAAAAGATGGATGCAAAGGGACTTTTGATGTATATCATAGATATGAAGAACCGCACCAGATTCACCACCTTACGTGAGGAACTTCCGTTAGCATTGAAATATGCAATTGAACCAGCCTCTTTAGTGCTTGAATCTTTAGAGGGCTTTTATCCTCTTGACCAACCTAGTTCACGAGGGAATGAGGATAATACCCTTCAGGGTATGCGCAGAAGCTGTCTCTTATTGATGGAATCTGCTTCCCTTCTATTTTGTTCAACAGAGCCAGGTGTTAACTACCTCTTGAGCTCTGAAATTAAACAGAAGGCCACTGAAATTGCCAATAAATGGAAGCCGAAGTTGGCCAGTTTAAACTTAGATGCTTCTAATTCATTGGAAGCACAAGCATACCTGCAACTGCTTGCTACTTTTAGCATTGCACCAGAAAATGATGAGGACGAACTTTGCAAGCTTATTGTAGCTGTCTCTAGTTGCAGGCAAGCGCCTGAGTTTTGCCGTTCTCTTGGATTAGCACATAAAGTACCAG ACGTGGTTGAAGAGCTGGTGCAAAAGGGGAGGCAGATTGATGCAGTTCGCCTGATACAGGCATTCGAGCTAACTGATAGGTTCCCCCCTGTGCCTTTATTGAAGGCATATTCGGCGCATTCCAAAGATATTGACAAAAGTATTGGGGAGCTTGGCGCCCTCAGGACTGTGATTAAATGTATTGAGGAGTACAAACTTCAGGATGAGTACCCCTGTGAACCTCTACAGAAGCAAATCGCTCAGCTTGAAAAGGCTAGAGCCTACAAGAAGCGAATCCGGAATGCCACCTTAAAGTTTCATTCAAAGAAGCATCGTCGGAGTGGACCTCATCGCCCACCTCGCAGGTATCCTCCTGCCGCCACTGATGTCCGGCAGCGGCcgccgccaccaccaccacctgctGCAGTCGACCACAGGGGGACTTATGCAGGAGTCATGGCCACAACCACAAGGCGCCCATACGATGCTTCACCAGCTTATGAAACACCCGCGCTCAGTGCATACGGGCAACAAGCCCCTTCGCCAAGGTCATATCACTATCCAGATCAAAGAGCACCAACTGCAGCATATGGCAGCATCTCATCGAGCTTCCGAAGCTACCCGACCTCTGGATTGCATGCTGATGAAGGAATTCCCTCGGCGGCACATGGCAGCATTTTGTCCAGCTACGGGAGCTACCCAAACTACTCGAATGCAGGATTTCGTGCTGCTCCAAACAGCTATGCGAATTACATGGGCACTGAACCACCACGACCGCCGCCGCCACTACAACAACCTGCCTCATCGACCTATGGGAGCTATTCTGGCATTGGCTATCAGCCCCCACATCAATCTTATATGTGA
- the LOC122002336 gene encoding FRIGIDA-like protein 3 isoform X2 translates to MADTEVFKSIESATMMLEELAKAFSDLESHSHINSSTQNKVKWDEIKEYFHSLEISLKDKLDEVKAKEKVFEEKQSVARALIAEKEAVVSAKELASLARLQELRDSAVSAIADARHKYKVESPEPIDTKVSKWQRVGTSFDDKNAPSRALKGKNPDEASGEVQPQLKELCEKMDAKGLLMYIIDMKNRTRFTTLREELPLALKYAIEPASLVLESLEGFYPLDQPSSRGNEDNTLQGMRRSCLLLMESASLLFCSTEPGVNYLLSSEIKQKATEIANKWKPKLASLNLDASNSLEAQAYLQLLATFSIAPENDEDELCKLIVAVSSCRQAPEFCRSLGLAHKVPDVVEELVQKGRQIDAVRLIQAFELTDRFPPVPLLKAYSAHSKDIDKSIGELGALRTVIKCIEEYKLQDEYPCEPLQKQIAQLEKARAYKKRIRNATLKFHSKKHRRSGPHRPPRRYPPAATDVRQRPPPPPPPAAVDHRGTYAGVMATTTRRPYDASPAYETPALSAYGQQAPSPRSYHYPDQRAPTAAYGSISSSFRSYPTSGLHADEGIPSAAHGSILSSYGSYPNYSNAGFRAAPNSYANYMGTEPPRPPPPLQQPASSTYGSYSGIGYQPPHQSYM, encoded by the exons ATGGCTGACACTGAAGTGTTTAAAAGCATTGAATCAGCAACAATGATGCTTGAAGAACTTGCTAAGGCATTTTCTGATCTGGAGTCTCACTCTCACATAAACTCATCTACACAAAACAAGGTTAAGTGGGATGAGATCAAAGAGTATTTTCACAGTCTTGAAATTTCATTGAAGGATAAATTGGATGAAGTAAAGGCAAAGGAGAAGGTATTTGAGGAAAAGCAATCAGTAGCTCGTGCTTTGATTGCTGAAAAGGAGGCTGTTGTTTCTGCAAAAGAACTTGCTTCATTGGCCCGACTACAAGAGCTGAGGGACTCGGCTGTTTCAGCCATAGCAGATGCGCGGCATAAGTACAAGGTGGAATCTCCTGAGCCAATTGATACCAAGGTAAGCAAATGGCAAAGGGTAGGCACCTCTTTTGATGATAAAAATGCCCCATCTCGTGCTTTGAAGGGGAAAAATCCTGATGAAGCATCAGGTGAGGTTCAGCCTCAGTTGAAGGAACTTTGCGAAAAGATGGATGCAAAGGGACTTTTGATGTATATCATAGATATGAAGAACCGCACCAGATTCACCACCTTACGTGAGGAACTTCCGTTAGCATTGAAATATGCAATTGAACCAGCCTCTTTAGTGCTTGAATCTTTAGAGGGCTTTTATCCTCTTGACCAACCTAGTTCACGAGGGAATGAGGATAATACCCTTCAGGGTATGCGCAGAAGCTGTCTCTTATTGATGGAATCTGCTTCCCTTCTATTTTGTTCAACAGAGCCAGGTGTTAACTACCTCTTGAGCTCTGAAATTAAACAGAAGGCCACTGAAATTGCCAATAAATGGAAGCCGAAGTTGGCCAGTTTAAACTTAGATGCTTCTAATTCATTGGAAGCACAAGCATACCTGCAACTGCTTGCTACTTTTAGCATTGCACCAGAAAATGATGAGGACGAACTTTGCAAGCTTATTGTAGCTGTCTCTAGTTGCAGGCAAGCGCCTGAGTTTTGCCGTTCTCTTGGATTAGCACATAAAGTACCAG ACGTGGTTGAAGAGCTGGTGCAAAAGGGGAGGCAGATTGATGCAGTTCGCCTGATACAGGCATTCGAGCTAACTGATAGGTTCCCCCCTGTGCCTTTATTGAAGGCATATTCGGCGCATTCCAAAGATATTGACAAAAGTATTGGGGAGCTTGGCGCCCTCAGGACTGTGATTAAATGTATTGAGGAGTACAAACTTCAGGATGAGTACCCCTGTGAACCTCTACAGAAGCAAATCGCTCAGCTTGAAAAGGCTAGAGCCTACAAGAAGCGAATCCGGAATGCCACCTTAAAGTTTCATTCAAAGAAGCATCGTCGGAGTGGACCTCATCGCCCACCTCGCAGGTATCCTCCTGCCGCCACTGATGTCCGGCAGCGGCcgccgccaccaccaccacctgctGCAGTCGACCACAGGGGGACTTATGCAGGAGTCATGGCCACAACCACAAGGCGCCCATACGATGCTTCACCAGCTTATGAAACACCCGCGCTCAGTGCATACGGGCAACAAGCCCCTTCGCCAAGGTCATATCACTATCCAGATCAAAGAGCACCAACTGCAGCATATGGCAGCATCTCATCGAGCTTCCGAAGCTACCCGACCTCTGGATTGCATGCTGATGAAGGAATTCCCTCGGCGGCACATGGCAGCATTTTGTCCAGCTACGGGAGCTACCCAAACTACTCGAATGCAGGATTTCGTGCTGCTCCAAACAGCTATGCGAATTACATGGGCACTGAACCACCACGACCGCCGCCGCCACTACAACAACCTGCCTCATCGACCTATGGGAGCTATTCTGGCATTGGCTATCAGCCCCCACATCAATCTTATATGTGA
- the LOC122000446 gene encoding probable carboxylesterase 17, protein MGASPCAQLRDDHINPQHQPVTGDGHGPATEEVRGLIRLYRDGHVERLPAVASVPPASTPDPDVVCEELIVAGGLTARLYLLPKLQALPLLVYFHGGGFCVGSVAWRCYHEFAARLAARANCAVLSVDYRLAPEHPLPAAYEDGLGVLQWATHRASGELARWRRLCDFSRVFLAGDSAGAAIAYHAALKYDARSEAAAPLRGAILIQPFFGGAARTWSETNQPQSSKSALSLATSDCYWRMALPAGADRDHRWCNPLAAKLPAAEASRLPALLVCDSELDILKDRSREFCKAMSSAGVRVEQVTMAGVGHAFQILHNYPSSQARTTEMLTHIKDFINDRSK, encoded by the exons ATGGGGGCTTCTCCTTGTGCACAGCTGCGTGACGACCACATCAACCCACAACACCAACCAGTCACCGGCGACGGCCATGGCCCTGCCACGGAAGAGGTCCGCGGACTCATCAGGCTCTACAGGGACGGCCACGTGGAGCGCCTCCCCGCCGTCGCCAGCGTCCCTCCCGCCTCCACTCCCGACCCCGACGTCGTCTGTGAGGAATTGATCGTCGCCGGAGGTCTCACCGCCCGCCTCTACCTCCTCCCCAAGCTCCAAGCCCTGCCCCTGCTTGTCTACTTCCACGGCGGCGGCTTCTGCGTCGGCTCCGTCGCCTGGAGATGCTACCACGAGTTCGCCGCCCGCTTGGCCGCGCGCGCCAACTGCGCTGTGCTGTCCGTCGACTACCGCCTCGCGCCGGAGCATCCGCTCCCCGCGGCGTACGAGGACGGCCTCGGAGTATTGCAGTGGGCGACCCATCGCGCTTCGGGCGAGCTCGCGCGGTGGCGCCGCCTCTGCGATTTCAGCCGCGTGTTCCTCGCCGGCGACAGCGCCGGCGCCGCCATCGCCTACCACGCGGCACTAAAATA CGATGCCAGGTCCGAGGCGGCAGCGCCTCTCCGGGGAGCGATTCTAATCCAGCCGTTCTTCGGCGGCGCGGCGCGGACATGGTCAGAGACGAACCAGCCGCAATCCTCGAAGTCGGCGCTGAGCCTGGCGACGTCGGATTGCTACTGGCGGATGGCCCTGCCGGCGGGGGCGGACCGGGACCACCGGTGGTGCAACCCCCTCGCGGCGAAGCTTCCGGCGGCGGAGGCCTCGAGGCTTCCCGCTCTGCTGGTGTGCGACTCGGAGTTGGACATTCTGAAGGACCGGAGCCGGGAGTTCTGCAAGGCGATGAGCAGCGCCGGCGTCAGAGTCGAGCAGGTAACGATGGCCGGAGTCGGGCATGCCTTCCAAATCCTCCATAATTACCCTTCGTCACAAGCGCGGACCACCGAGATGTTGACACACATCAAGGATTTCATCAACGACAGATCAAAGTGA
- the LOC122002337 gene encoding U-box domain-containing protein 4-like has protein sequence MQMESPSAFRYMGRSYSDGGESSGAFSECNSDCSGEIPYSGSPTSSSSASSGGLQRILLAGAADYSEEMVRGLISDLESLSAPVESQRRAAMELRLLAKHRPENRLRIAAAGAVGPLVALLSHPDPLLQEHGVTAILNLSLCDENKAPIAAAGAIRPLVRALCTGTATARENAACALLRLAQLDELRVAIGRSGAIPPLVSLLGSGGPRAKKDAATALFALLSSRDNKIRAVEAGIVRPLLDLMADPDSGMVDKAAYVLHAVVEIPEGRAAAVEEYGVPVLVEMVETGTPRQKEIAVRSLLEICKGSAIHRKMAVNEGAIPPLVALSQFGTKKAKEKAEELIELLRQPRAASDSHR, from the exons ATGCAGATGGAGAGCCCGTCGGCCTTTCGGTACATGGGGCGGAGCTACAGCGACGGAGGAGAGTCCTCCGGCGCTTTCAGTGAGTGCAACAGCGACTGCTCCGGCGAGATCCCTTACTCTGGATCGCCTACCTCCTCTTCTTCCGCTTCCTCCGGCGGACTTCAGAGGATTCTCCTCGCCGGCGCCGCCGATTACTCCGAGGAGATGGTCCGCGGCCTCATCTCCGATCTCGAGTCCCTCTCCGCCCCTGTCGAGTCGCAGCGCCGCGCCGCCATGGAGCTTCGCCTCCTCGCCAAGCACAGGCCGGAGAACCGGTTGCGCATCGCCGCCGCCGGCGCCGTCGGACCGCTCGTCGCGCTGCTGTCCCACCCGGATCCCCTGTTGCAGGAGCACGGCGTGACCGCGATCCTCAACCTATCGCTTTGCGATGAGAATAAAGCCCCGATCGCGGCGGCAGGCGCTATCCGCCCCCTCGTCCGCGCCCTCTGCACCGGCACGGCCACCGCCCGGGAGAACGCCGCGTGCGCCCTCCTCCGCCTCGCGCAGCTCGACGAGCTCCGCGTCGCCATCGGCCGCTCCGGCGCGATCCCGCCCCTCGTCTCCCTGTTGGGGTCCGGCGGCCCCCGCGCGAAGAAGGACGCCGCCACCGCCCTCTTCGCTCTGCTCTCCTCCCGCGATAACAAGATCCGTGCCGTCGAGGCCGGAATCGTGAGGCCGCTGCTGGACCTGATGGCCGACCCGGACTCCGGCATGGTGGACAAGGCAGCCTACGTGCTGCACGCTGTGGTCGAGATACCGGAGGGCCGGGCGGCGGCTGTGGAGGAGTACGGCGTGCCAGTGCTGGTAGAGATGGTGGAGACCGGCACCCCGCGGCAGAAGGAGATCGCCGTCCGATCCCTCCTCGAGATCTGCAAGGGCAGCGCCATCCACCGGAAGATGGCCGTCAACGAGGGCGCCATCCCGCCCCTCGTCGCCCTCTCCCAATTCGGCACCAAGAAGGCGAAAGAGAAG gcGGAGGAGTTGATTGAGTTACTGAGGCAACCCAGGGCGGCTAGCGACTCACACCGTTAG